In Portunus trituberculatus isolate SZX2019 chromosome 33, ASM1759143v1, whole genome shotgun sequence, the following proteins share a genomic window:
- the LOC123512221 gene encoding lethal(3)malignant brain tumor-like protein 2 isoform X2 encodes MMASQDDLGMLWYGVTGVSFNPADPAEVMLNTGTTAPLLSDHPRPLVPTPVPYTEPSTTQHTQMLYDPNTGDYVSQPEYMYEAYDGYDEDSSSSQVMQQQGTPPITEPGMVEHPDESPPPMPKSKKPKVHQHPALKLKTPIAYQKDTDLSAIPIMREGMGKATSQDFTRPFELITVCEKCGAIGVKHAFYGKERKFCSLSCARGPLPPSQALAVARQMEKEVPEEPAKVVLPTPEQIVNQVPPLSPEVLPQGGSTITKPSQVVQPQPVTVPQETLSSPTYLPPSESTVDLEGTFSWASSYLDDSNFKAVPVSCFKHAPMAECWDQMSAGMKVEVGCGEEGVTKDAYWVATVIAIGGFKAKLRFEGFVEDSSKDFWVDLCSEEVHPVGWCATQGRPLIPPRSIQHKYKDWKEFLMRRLTGARTLPTNFVSRVVESQKSRFRPGLNLEVVDKNRIAQMRVATVTEVVGKRLHLRYHGAPPDDNGFWCHEDAPIIHPVGWSREVGHEIVASQSYHEKCIRGTYDPNDAPPELFVATPLPAYLRNAKTTFAEGMKLEAIDPLNLSAICVATIMKVLHNNYLMIRIDSYESDDTCSDWFCYHATSPCIFPAGFCEMHNIPLTPPRGYEGQFSWFTYLKKTQATAAPPSLFNREVPTHGFEEGMALESADLMDPRLVCVATVKQVKGRLLKVHFDGWESDFDQWIDYQSPDIYPVGWCDMSGYRLEGPKSEVLTPQVPKRKPKGGWKYGKPGRRGRPMGNKKLGKVGSGSMNTNGNSALAQKRRGRPPKERNQGETGYDESPTPHIKPIENENSDFLPIEEESSSAPRVHRSHNKKDARRSPRAASTLSTTASNTKTLPVRSTRARTLTGSYNQSDEEDISDETSSGVASLDGNESSGEAWDVDEKSCNPSSAASSTPPSSLPGDLSNASFTPSSVSETKMGNFTSHPIQFDQPSAEDNTCYSNASPNLQSRIEPMRNVRNVCSNSTIQQVAQTVNESSTVKGSATQTVPFTTSIKASTSGNPRDLIKSQVPGQLSSQKNGSLQQDKTTSQSPVVTSTVTQQVSTNPQVSLVSATQSESETKYFIPRLIDGPVKDGSKVRPKLWTPQDVAEFLKTNDCGAYCDNFISQNIHGSKLLTLSQNEVMGLTGMKVGPSLKIHDLVQQLLALVNPAQARYQATLMKRGLSFT; translated from the exons ATGATGGCATCCCAAGATG ACCTGGGGATGCTTTGGTACGGAGTGACAGGAGTGTCCTTCAACCCAGCGGACCCAGCTGAGGTGATGCTGAACACGGGCACCACTGCGCCCTTGCTGTCTGACCATCCCCGGCCCTTGGTGCCCACCCCAGTACCCTACACCGAGCCCTCTACCACACAGCACACCCAGATG TTGTATGACCCTAACACCGGTGACTACGTGAGCCAGCCAGAATACATGTATGAGGCCTACGATGGGTACGATGAGGACTCCTCCAGCAGCCAGGTGATGCAGCAGCAGGGCACTCCACCAATCACGGAGCCTGGCATGGTGGAGCACCCGGATGAGTCTCCGCCGCCCATGCCTAAGTCCAAGAAGCCAAAG GTTCACCAACACCCAGCACTGAAGTTGAAAACTCCAATAGCTTACCAGAAAGACACAGACTTGAGTGCTATTCCCATCATGCGGGAAGGAATGGGTAAGGCCACTTCTCAAGACTTTACAAGGCCTTTCGAACTGATAA CGGTTTGTGAGAAGTGTGGAGCCATTGGAGTCAAACATGCATTttatgggaaggagagaaagttcTGCAGTTTGTCATGTGCTCGTGGACCGCTGCCCCCATCGCAGGCTCTGGCTGTGGCCCggcagatggagaaggaagtccCTGAAGAACCTGCCAAGGTTGTGCTGCCAACACCTGAG CAAATTGTCAACCAggttcctcctttatctcctgaGGTATTGCCCCAAGGCGGCTCAACGATCACCAAGCCTAGCCAGGTGGTGCAGCCTCAGCCTGTCACAGTGCCCCAGGAAACCTTGTCCTCCCCTACGTACCTTCCCCCATCAGAGTCTACGGTGGACCTAGAAGGAACATTTTCGTGGGCCTCTTCTTACCTGGATGATTCCAACTTCAAAGCTGTTCCTGTTAGTTGTTTTAAACAT GCTCCCATGGCTGAGTGCTGGGACCAGATGAGTGCCGGCATGAAGGTGGAAGTGGgatgtggggaggagggggtcaCCAAGGATGCCTACTGGGTGGCCACTGTCATTGCTATAGGAG GATTCAAAGCCAAGCTGCGATTTGAAGGCTTCGTAGAGGACAGTTCCAAGGATTTCTGGGTGGACTTGTGCTCAGAGGAGGTGCATCCGGTGGGTTGGTGTGCCACGCAAGGCCGGCCACTCATCCCTCCGCGCAGCATCCAGCACAAGTACAAGGACTGGAAGGAGTTCCTCATGCGCCGGCTCACTGGTGCACGCACACTGCCTACCAACTTTGTGTCCCGTGTTGTGGAGAGTCAGAAGTCCCGGTTCAG GCCGGGGCTTAACCTTGAAGTTGTGGATAAGAACAGAATTGCACAAATGAGAGTGGCTACAGTGACGGAGGTTGTGGGGAAGCGTCTGCACCTCAGGTATCACGGAGCACCTCCTGACGACAACG GATTCTGGTGCCATGAGGACGCTCCCATCATTCACCCGGTGGGCTGGTCAAGGGAGGTGGGCCATGAGATAGTAGCAAGCCAATCCTACCATGAAAAGTGCATCCGTGGCACCTACGACCCCAATGACGCCCCACCTGAGCTGTTCGTTGCAACCCCCTTGCCTGCCTATCTTCGGAATGCCAAGACGACTTTTGCAGAGGGGATGAAACTGGAAGCCATCGATCCTCTCAACTTATCTGCAATCTGTGTGGCAACGATAATGAAG GTCCTACACAACAACTACCTCATGATAAGGATAGACAGCTATGAATCAGACGACACATGTTCTGACTGGTTCTGCTACCATGCAACCTCCCCCTGTATCTTTCCTGCTGGCTTTTGCGAGATGCACAACATCCCCCTGACGCCTCCCCGGGGCTATGAGGGACAGTTCTCCTGGTTTACATACCTCAAGAAGACTCAGGCCACTGCTGCACCGCCATCCCTCTTCAACAGG GAAGTGCCCACTCATGGCTTTGAGGAAGGGATGGCTCTGGAGTCGGCAGATTTGATGGATCCACGGCTGGTTTGTGTGGCCACAGTGAAGCAGGTGAAGGGAAGACTACTGAAGGTGCACTTTGATGGCTGGGAAAGTGATTTTGACCAGTGGATTGACTACCAGTCCCCTGATATCTATCCTGTTGGCTGGTGTGACATGTCTGGCTACAGACTGGAGGGACCAAAGTCTGAAG TTCTTACACCACAAGTGCCAAAGAGAAAACCAAAAGGTGGGTGGAAGTATGGGAAGCCTGGGCGACGGGGGCGACCCATGGGGAACAAGAAGCTGGGTAAGGTGGGCAGTGGCAGCATGAACACCAATGGCAATTCAGCACTTGCCCAGAAGCGAAGAGGCCGCCCACCCAAAGAAAGGAACCAGGGTGAGACAGGATACGACGAGTCACCCACCCCGCACATCAAGCCCATCGAAAATGAGAATTCAG ACTTCTTACCGATCGAAGAAGAGAGCTCGTCAGCTCCCAGAGTCCATCGAAGccacaacaaaaaagatgccaGACGATCTCCCAGGGCCGCTAGCACTCTCTCTACTACTGCCAGTAACACTAAGACTCTCCCTGTGAGGTCCACCCGAGCGAGGACTCTCACAGGCTCCTACAACCAGTCAGATGAGGAGGATATCTCAG ATGAAACATCATCAGGCGTCGCCTCACTGGACGGCAACGAAAGCTCTGGGGAGGCTTGGGACGTGGACGAGAAGTCGTGCAATCCATCATCAGCTGCTTCGTCTACACCTCCATCGAGTCTGCCTGGGGATTTGTCCAATGCAagcttcactccttcctctgtGTCAGAAACTAAAATGGGGAATTTCACAAGCCATCCTATTCAGTTTGATCAGCCTAGTGCAGAAGACAACACTTGCTATTCAAATGCATCACCAAACTTGCAGAGCAGAATTGAACCCATGAGAAATGTGAGAAATGTATGTTCCAATAGTACAATACAGCAAGTTGCCCAGACAGTCAATGAGTCATCCACAGTCAAGGGCTCGGCCACACAGACTGTCCCCTTCACCACCAGTATAAAAGCCAGTACCTCAGGAAATCCTAGAGACTTGATCAAGTCCCAAGTTCCTGGGCAGCTTTCCTCTCAGAAAAATGGCAGTCTTCAGCAGGATAAGACAACATCCCAGTCTCCAGTTGTAACATCCACAGTCACCCAACAAGTGTCCACCAATCCTCAAGTGTCCCTTGTGTCAGCAACACAGAGTGAGAGTGAAACTAAATACTTTATTCCAAGGCTCATTGACGGCCCAGTGAAGGACGGATCAAAGGTTCGGCCCAAGCTGTGGACACCTCAAGACGTCGCCGAGTTCCTCAAGACTAACGACTGTGGGGCTTATTGTGACAATTTTATATCACAA AACATCCACGGCTCCAAGCTCCTGACACTGTCCCAGAATGAAGTGATGGGCCTCACAGGAATGAAGGTTGGCCCCTCCCTCAAGATACACGACCTGGTGCAGCAGCTGCTGGCCCTGGTCAACCCCGCCCAGGCCCGATACCAGGCCACGCTCATGAAGAGGGGACTCTCCTTCACGTAG
- the LOC123512221 gene encoding MBT domain-containing protein 1-like isoform X6, giving the protein MMASQDDLGMLWYGVTGVSFNPADPAEVMLNTGTTAPLLSDHPRPLVPTPVPYTEPSTTQHTQMLYDPNTGDYVSQPEYMYEAYDGYDEDSSSSQVMQQQGTPPITEPGMVEHPDESPPPMPKSKKPKVHQHPALKLKTPIAYQKDTDLSAIPIMREGMGKATSQDFTRPFELITVCEKCGAIGVKHAFYGKERKFCSLSCARGPLPPSQALAVARQMEKEVPEEPAKVVLPTPEQIVNQVPPLSPEVLPQGGSTITKPSQVVQPQPVTVPQETLSSPTYLPPSESTVDLEGTFSWASSYLDDSNFKAVPVSCFKHAPMAECWDQMSAGMKVEVGCGEEGVTKDAYWVATVIAIGGFKAKLRFEGFVEDSSKDFWVDLCSEEVHPVGWCATQGRPLIPPRSIQHKYKDWKEFLMRRLTGARTLPTNFVSRVVESQKSRFRPGLNLEVVDKNRIAQMRVATVTEVVGKRLHLRYHGAPPDDNGFWCHEDAPIIHPVGWSREVGHEIVASQSYHEKCIRGTYDPNDAPPELFVATPLPAYLRNAKTTFAEGMKLEAIDPLNLSAICVATIMKVLHNNYLMIRIDSYESDDTCSDWFCYHATSPCIFPAGFCEMHNIPLTPPRGYEGQFSWFTYLKKTQATAAPPSLFNREVPTHGFEEGMALESADLMDPRLVCVATVKQVKGRLLKVHFDGWESDFDQWIDYQSPDIYPVGWCDMSGYRLEGPKSEVLTPQVPKRKPKGGWKYGKPGRRGRPMGNKKLGKVGSGSMNTNGNSALAQKRRGRPPKERNQGETGYDESPTPHIKPIENENSDETSSGVASLDGNESSGEAWDVDEKSCNPSSAASSTPPSSLPGDLSNASFTPSSVSETKMGNFTSHPIQFDQPSAEDNTCYSNASPNLQSRIEPMRNVRNVCSNSTIQQVAQTVNESSTVKGSATQTVPFTTSIKASTSGNPRDLIKSQVPGQLSSQKNGSLQQDKTTSQSPVVTSTVTQQVSTNPQVSLVSATQSESETKYFIPRLIDGPVKDGSKVRPKLWTPQDVAEFLKTNDCGAYCDNFISQNIHGSKLLTLSQNEVMGLTGMKVGPSLKIHDLVQQLLALVNPAQARYQATLMKRGLSFT; this is encoded by the exons ATGATGGCATCCCAAGATG ACCTGGGGATGCTTTGGTACGGAGTGACAGGAGTGTCCTTCAACCCAGCGGACCCAGCTGAGGTGATGCTGAACACGGGCACCACTGCGCCCTTGCTGTCTGACCATCCCCGGCCCTTGGTGCCCACCCCAGTACCCTACACCGAGCCCTCTACCACACAGCACACCCAGATG TTGTATGACCCTAACACCGGTGACTACGTGAGCCAGCCAGAATACATGTATGAGGCCTACGATGGGTACGATGAGGACTCCTCCAGCAGCCAGGTGATGCAGCAGCAGGGCACTCCACCAATCACGGAGCCTGGCATGGTGGAGCACCCGGATGAGTCTCCGCCGCCCATGCCTAAGTCCAAGAAGCCAAAG GTTCACCAACACCCAGCACTGAAGTTGAAAACTCCAATAGCTTACCAGAAAGACACAGACTTGAGTGCTATTCCCATCATGCGGGAAGGAATGGGTAAGGCCACTTCTCAAGACTTTACAAGGCCTTTCGAACTGATAA CGGTTTGTGAGAAGTGTGGAGCCATTGGAGTCAAACATGCATTttatgggaaggagagaaagttcTGCAGTTTGTCATGTGCTCGTGGACCGCTGCCCCCATCGCAGGCTCTGGCTGTGGCCCggcagatggagaaggaagtccCTGAAGAACCTGCCAAGGTTGTGCTGCCAACACCTGAG CAAATTGTCAACCAggttcctcctttatctcctgaGGTATTGCCCCAAGGCGGCTCAACGATCACCAAGCCTAGCCAGGTGGTGCAGCCTCAGCCTGTCACAGTGCCCCAGGAAACCTTGTCCTCCCCTACGTACCTTCCCCCATCAGAGTCTACGGTGGACCTAGAAGGAACATTTTCGTGGGCCTCTTCTTACCTGGATGATTCCAACTTCAAAGCTGTTCCTGTTAGTTGTTTTAAACAT GCTCCCATGGCTGAGTGCTGGGACCAGATGAGTGCCGGCATGAAGGTGGAAGTGGgatgtggggaggagggggtcaCCAAGGATGCCTACTGGGTGGCCACTGTCATTGCTATAGGAG GATTCAAAGCCAAGCTGCGATTTGAAGGCTTCGTAGAGGACAGTTCCAAGGATTTCTGGGTGGACTTGTGCTCAGAGGAGGTGCATCCGGTGGGTTGGTGTGCCACGCAAGGCCGGCCACTCATCCCTCCGCGCAGCATCCAGCACAAGTACAAGGACTGGAAGGAGTTCCTCATGCGCCGGCTCACTGGTGCACGCACACTGCCTACCAACTTTGTGTCCCGTGTTGTGGAGAGTCAGAAGTCCCGGTTCAG GCCGGGGCTTAACCTTGAAGTTGTGGATAAGAACAGAATTGCACAAATGAGAGTGGCTACAGTGACGGAGGTTGTGGGGAAGCGTCTGCACCTCAGGTATCACGGAGCACCTCCTGACGACAACG GATTCTGGTGCCATGAGGACGCTCCCATCATTCACCCGGTGGGCTGGTCAAGGGAGGTGGGCCATGAGATAGTAGCAAGCCAATCCTACCATGAAAAGTGCATCCGTGGCACCTACGACCCCAATGACGCCCCACCTGAGCTGTTCGTTGCAACCCCCTTGCCTGCCTATCTTCGGAATGCCAAGACGACTTTTGCAGAGGGGATGAAACTGGAAGCCATCGATCCTCTCAACTTATCTGCAATCTGTGTGGCAACGATAATGAAG GTCCTACACAACAACTACCTCATGATAAGGATAGACAGCTATGAATCAGACGACACATGTTCTGACTGGTTCTGCTACCATGCAACCTCCCCCTGTATCTTTCCTGCTGGCTTTTGCGAGATGCACAACATCCCCCTGACGCCTCCCCGGGGCTATGAGGGACAGTTCTCCTGGTTTACATACCTCAAGAAGACTCAGGCCACTGCTGCACCGCCATCCCTCTTCAACAGG GAAGTGCCCACTCATGGCTTTGAGGAAGGGATGGCTCTGGAGTCGGCAGATTTGATGGATCCACGGCTGGTTTGTGTGGCCACAGTGAAGCAGGTGAAGGGAAGACTACTGAAGGTGCACTTTGATGGCTGGGAAAGTGATTTTGACCAGTGGATTGACTACCAGTCCCCTGATATCTATCCTGTTGGCTGGTGTGACATGTCTGGCTACAGACTGGAGGGACCAAAGTCTGAAG TTCTTACACCACAAGTGCCAAAGAGAAAACCAAAAGGTGGGTGGAAGTATGGGAAGCCTGGGCGACGGGGGCGACCCATGGGGAACAAGAAGCTGGGTAAGGTGGGCAGTGGCAGCATGAACACCAATGGCAATTCAGCACTTGCCCAGAAGCGAAGAGGCCGCCCACCCAAAGAAAGGAACCAGGGTGAGACAGGATACGACGAGTCACCCACCCCGCACATCAAGCCCATCGAAAATGAGAATTCAG ATGAAACATCATCAGGCGTCGCCTCACTGGACGGCAACGAAAGCTCTGGGGAGGCTTGGGACGTGGACGAGAAGTCGTGCAATCCATCATCAGCTGCTTCGTCTACACCTCCATCGAGTCTGCCTGGGGATTTGTCCAATGCAagcttcactccttcctctgtGTCAGAAACTAAAATGGGGAATTTCACAAGCCATCCTATTCAGTTTGATCAGCCTAGTGCAGAAGACAACACTTGCTATTCAAATGCATCACCAAACTTGCAGAGCAGAATTGAACCCATGAGAAATGTGAGAAATGTATGTTCCAATAGTACAATACAGCAAGTTGCCCAGACAGTCAATGAGTCATCCACAGTCAAGGGCTCGGCCACACAGACTGTCCCCTTCACCACCAGTATAAAAGCCAGTACCTCAGGAAATCCTAGAGACTTGATCAAGTCCCAAGTTCCTGGGCAGCTTTCCTCTCAGAAAAATGGCAGTCTTCAGCAGGATAAGACAACATCCCAGTCTCCAGTTGTAACATCCACAGTCACCCAACAAGTGTCCACCAATCCTCAAGTGTCCCTTGTGTCAGCAACACAGAGTGAGAGTGAAACTAAATACTTTATTCCAAGGCTCATTGACGGCCCAGTGAAGGACGGATCAAAGGTTCGGCCCAAGCTGTGGACACCTCAAGACGTCGCCGAGTTCCTCAAGACTAACGACTGTGGGGCTTATTGTGACAATTTTATATCACAA AACATCCACGGCTCCAAGCTCCTGACACTGTCCCAGAATGAAGTGATGGGCCTCACAGGAATGAAGGTTGGCCCCTCCCTCAAGATACACGACCTGGTGCAGCAGCTGCTGGCCCTGGTCAACCCCGCCCAGGCCCGATACCAGGCCACGCTCATGAAGAGGGGACTCTCCTTCACGTAG
- the LOC123512221 gene encoding MBT domain-containing protein 1-like isoform X5, with protein MMASQDDLGMLWYGVTGVSFNPADPAEVMLNTGTTAPLLSDHPRPLVPTPVPYTEPSTTQHTQMLYDPNTGDYVSQPEYMYEAYDGYDEDSSSSQVMQQQGTPPITEPGMVEHPDESPPPMPKSKKPKVHQHPALKLKTPIAYQKDTDLSAIPIMREGMGKATSQDFTRPFELITVCEKCGAIGVKHAFYGKERKFCSLSCARGPLPPSQALAVARQMEKEVPEEPAKVVLPTPEQIVNQVPPLSPEVLPQGGSTITKPSQVVQPQPVTVPQETLSSPTYLPPSESTVDLEGTFSWASSYLDDSNFKAVPVSCFKHAPMAECWDQMSAGMKVEVGCGEEGVTKDAYWVATVIAIGGFKAKLRFEGFVEDSSKDFWVDLCSEEVHPVGWCATQGRPLIPPRSIQHKYKDWKEFLMRRLTGARTLPTNFVSRVVESQKSRFRPGLNLEVVDKNRIAQMRVATVTEVVGKRLHLRYHGAPPDDNGFWCHEDAPIIHPVGWSREVGHEIVASQSYHEKCIRGTYDPNDAPPELFVATPLPAYLRNAKTTFAEGMKLEAIDPLNLSAICVATIMKVLHNNYLMIRIDSYESDDTCSDWFCYHATSPCIFPAGFCEMHNIPLTPPRGYEGQFSWFTYLKKTQATAAPPSLFNREVPTHGFEEGMALESADLMDPRLVCVATVKQVKGRLLKVHFDGWESDFDQWIDYQSPDIYPVGWCDMSGYRLEGPKSEVLCTSLTVLTPQVPKRKPKGGWKYGKPGRRGRPMGNKKLGKVGSGSMNTNGNSALAQKRRGRPPKERNQGETGYDESPTPHIKPIENENSDETSSGVASLDGNESSGEAWDVDEKSCNPSSAASSTPPSSLPGDLSNASFTPSSVSETKMGNFTSHPIQFDQPSAEDNTCYSNASPNLQSRIEPMRNVRNVCSNSTIQQVAQTVNESSTVKGSATQTVPFTTSIKASTSGNPRDLIKSQVPGQLSSQKNGSLQQDKTTSQSPVVTSTVTQQVSTNPQVSLVSATQSESETKYFIPRLIDGPVKDGSKVRPKLWTPQDVAEFLKTNDCGAYCDNFISQNIHGSKLLTLSQNEVMGLTGMKVGPSLKIHDLVQQLLALVNPAQARYQATLMKRGLSFT; from the exons ATGATGGCATCCCAAGATG ACCTGGGGATGCTTTGGTACGGAGTGACAGGAGTGTCCTTCAACCCAGCGGACCCAGCTGAGGTGATGCTGAACACGGGCACCACTGCGCCCTTGCTGTCTGACCATCCCCGGCCCTTGGTGCCCACCCCAGTACCCTACACCGAGCCCTCTACCACACAGCACACCCAGATG TTGTATGACCCTAACACCGGTGACTACGTGAGCCAGCCAGAATACATGTATGAGGCCTACGATGGGTACGATGAGGACTCCTCCAGCAGCCAGGTGATGCAGCAGCAGGGCACTCCACCAATCACGGAGCCTGGCATGGTGGAGCACCCGGATGAGTCTCCGCCGCCCATGCCTAAGTCCAAGAAGCCAAAG GTTCACCAACACCCAGCACTGAAGTTGAAAACTCCAATAGCTTACCAGAAAGACACAGACTTGAGTGCTATTCCCATCATGCGGGAAGGAATGGGTAAGGCCACTTCTCAAGACTTTACAAGGCCTTTCGAACTGATAA CGGTTTGTGAGAAGTGTGGAGCCATTGGAGTCAAACATGCATTttatgggaaggagagaaagttcTGCAGTTTGTCATGTGCTCGTGGACCGCTGCCCCCATCGCAGGCTCTGGCTGTGGCCCggcagatggagaaggaagtccCTGAAGAACCTGCCAAGGTTGTGCTGCCAACACCTGAG CAAATTGTCAACCAggttcctcctttatctcctgaGGTATTGCCCCAAGGCGGCTCAACGATCACCAAGCCTAGCCAGGTGGTGCAGCCTCAGCCTGTCACAGTGCCCCAGGAAACCTTGTCCTCCCCTACGTACCTTCCCCCATCAGAGTCTACGGTGGACCTAGAAGGAACATTTTCGTGGGCCTCTTCTTACCTGGATGATTCCAACTTCAAAGCTGTTCCTGTTAGTTGTTTTAAACAT GCTCCCATGGCTGAGTGCTGGGACCAGATGAGTGCCGGCATGAAGGTGGAAGTGGgatgtggggaggagggggtcaCCAAGGATGCCTACTGGGTGGCCACTGTCATTGCTATAGGAG GATTCAAAGCCAAGCTGCGATTTGAAGGCTTCGTAGAGGACAGTTCCAAGGATTTCTGGGTGGACTTGTGCTCAGAGGAGGTGCATCCGGTGGGTTGGTGTGCCACGCAAGGCCGGCCACTCATCCCTCCGCGCAGCATCCAGCACAAGTACAAGGACTGGAAGGAGTTCCTCATGCGCCGGCTCACTGGTGCACGCACACTGCCTACCAACTTTGTGTCCCGTGTTGTGGAGAGTCAGAAGTCCCGGTTCAG GCCGGGGCTTAACCTTGAAGTTGTGGATAAGAACAGAATTGCACAAATGAGAGTGGCTACAGTGACGGAGGTTGTGGGGAAGCGTCTGCACCTCAGGTATCACGGAGCACCTCCTGACGACAACG GATTCTGGTGCCATGAGGACGCTCCCATCATTCACCCGGTGGGCTGGTCAAGGGAGGTGGGCCATGAGATAGTAGCAAGCCAATCCTACCATGAAAAGTGCATCCGTGGCACCTACGACCCCAATGACGCCCCACCTGAGCTGTTCGTTGCAACCCCCTTGCCTGCCTATCTTCGGAATGCCAAGACGACTTTTGCAGAGGGGATGAAACTGGAAGCCATCGATCCTCTCAACTTATCTGCAATCTGTGTGGCAACGATAATGAAG GTCCTACACAACAACTACCTCATGATAAGGATAGACAGCTATGAATCAGACGACACATGTTCTGACTGGTTCTGCTACCATGCAACCTCCCCCTGTATCTTTCCTGCTGGCTTTTGCGAGATGCACAACATCCCCCTGACGCCTCCCCGGGGCTATGAGGGACAGTTCTCCTGGTTTACATACCTCAAGAAGACTCAGGCCACTGCTGCACCGCCATCCCTCTTCAACAGG GAAGTGCCCACTCATGGCTTTGAGGAAGGGATGGCTCTGGAGTCGGCAGATTTGATGGATCCACGGCTGGTTTGTGTGGCCACAGTGAAGCAGGTGAAGGGAAGACTACTGAAGGTGCACTTTGATGGCTGGGAAAGTGATTTTGACCAGTGGATTGACTACCAGTCCCCTGATATCTATCCTGTTGGCTGGTGTGACATGTCTGGCTACAGACTGGAGGGACCAAAGTCTGAAG TCCTCTGCACGTCCCTTACAGTTCTTACACCACAAGTGCCAAAGAGAAAACCAAAAGGTGGGTGGAAGTATGGGAAGCCTGGGCGACGGGGGCGACCCATGGGGAACAAGAAGCTGGGTAAGGTGGGCAGTGGCAGCATGAACACCAATGGCAATTCAGCACTTGCCCAGAAGCGAAGAGGCCGCCCACCCAAAGAAAGGAACCAGGGTGAGACAGGATACGACGAGTCACCCACCCCGCACATCAAGCCCATCGAAAATGAGAATTCAG ATGAAACATCATCAGGCGTCGCCTCACTGGACGGCAACGAAAGCTCTGGGGAGGCTTGGGACGTGGACGAGAAGTCGTGCAATCCATCATCAGCTGCTTCGTCTACACCTCCATCGAGTCTGCCTGGGGATTTGTCCAATGCAagcttcactccttcctctgtGTCAGAAACTAAAATGGGGAATTTCACAAGCCATCCTATTCAGTTTGATCAGCCTAGTGCAGAAGACAACACTTGCTATTCAAATGCATCACCAAACTTGCAGAGCAGAATTGAACCCATGAGAAATGTGAGAAATGTATGTTCCAATAGTACAATACAGCAAGTTGCCCAGACAGTCAATGAGTCATCCACAGTCAAGGGCTCGGCCACACAGACTGTCCCCTTCACCACCAGTATAAAAGCCAGTACCTCAGGAAATCCTAGAGACTTGATCAAGTCCCAAGTTCCTGGGCAGCTTTCCTCTCAGAAAAATGGCAGTCTTCAGCAGGATAAGACAACATCCCAGTCTCCAGTTGTAACATCCACAGTCACCCAACAAGTGTCCACCAATCCTCAAGTGTCCCTTGTGTCAGCAACACAGAGTGAGAGTGAAACTAAATACTTTATTCCAAGGCTCATTGACGGCCCAGTGAAGGACGGATCAAAGGTTCGGCCCAAGCTGTGGACACCTCAAGACGTCGCCGAGTTCCTCAAGACTAACGACTGTGGGGCTTATTGTGACAATTTTATATCACAA AACATCCACGGCTCCAAGCTCCTGACACTGTCCCAGAATGAAGTGATGGGCCTCACAGGAATGAAGGTTGGCCCCTCCCTCAAGATACACGACCTGGTGCAGCAGCTGCTGGCCCTGGTCAACCCCGCCCAGGCCCGATACCAGGCCACGCTCATGAAGAGGGGACTCTCCTTCACGTAG